In Pedobacter sp. SL55, the following proteins share a genomic window:
- the lepB gene encoding signal peptidase I: MFFIEAYTIPSGSMERSLLVGDFLFVSKVNYGARIPMTPIAFPFAHHTMPLTGTKAYWDGVQWKYKRLPGLQDIKRNDVVVFNFPEGDTVVLERQDDNYYQMQLRGESRESIWSGFSVTSRPVDKRENFIKRCIAIAGDTISMKNGLAVVNGTPAPLVGTGGFGYNVEFTTADVNLKLFEDMGFKIGSTALPTIYRFEGTPDLVKELKKSPYVKSVTEDLTPADEQDILIFPHDKNRKWNLDNYGPIIVPKKGWTVTLDSLTMPLYERSIRIYEGNKLEKVGNDWILNGKKATTYTFKMNYYWMMGDNRHASADSRYWGFVPEDHIVGKALFIWLSIDSEGSFLNKIRWSRIFKGIH, encoded by the coding sequence GTGTTTTTTATAGAAGCTTATACCATTCCTTCGGGGTCTATGGAACGCTCGCTCTTAGTTGGCGATTTCCTCTTTGTAAGTAAGGTAAATTACGGCGCACGTATCCCGATGACGCCTATTGCATTCCCTTTTGCGCACCACACAATGCCACTAACTGGCACAAAAGCCTATTGGGATGGCGTGCAATGGAAGTATAAAAGACTACCAGGTTTACAAGACATTAAGCGTAATGATGTAGTGGTTTTCAATTTCCCAGAGGGAGATACAGTAGTTTTAGAACGCCAAGATGATAACTATTACCAAATGCAATTGCGTGGCGAAAGTAGAGAGTCTATTTGGTCGGGATTTTCGGTTACCAGCAGACCTGTAGATAAACGCGAAAACTTTATTAAACGTTGTATTGCCATTGCCGGCGATACCATTAGCATGAAAAATGGCTTAGCAGTAGTTAATGGAACGCCAGCTCCTTTGGTAGGTACAGGTGGCTTTGGCTACAATGTAGAGTTTACCACTGCCGATGTAAATTTGAAGCTTTTTGAAGATATGGGCTTTAAAATTGGTTCAACTGCACTTCCTACTATTTATAGATTTGAAGGTACGCCAGATTTGGTTAAAGAATTGAAGAAATCTCCTTACGTAAAATCTGTTACCGAAGATTTAACACCTGCTGATGAGCAAGACATCCTAATTTTTCCGCACGATAAAAACAGAAAGTGGAATTTAGATAATTATGGGCCAATTATAGTGCCTAAAAAAGGTTGGACAGTAACTTTAGATAGTTTAACCATGCCACTTTACGAAAGAAGTATCCGTATTTACGAAGGAAATAAGTTGGAGAAAGTAGGCAACGATTGGATTTTGAATGGTAAAAAGGCAACTACTTATACCTTTAAAATGAATTATTATTGGATGATGGGCGATAACCGCCATGCTTCGGCAGATTCACGCTATTGGGGTTTTGTGCCAGAAGATCACATTGTAGGTAAGGCATTATTTATTTGGTTAAGTATCGATAGCGAGGGTTCATTCCTCAATAAAATACGTTGGAGCCGAATTTTTAAAGGCATACATTAA
- a CDS encoding mucoidy inhibitor MuiA family protein yields the protein MDKKILFALLFFFNAAAFAQENQINVNSKISDVTVFMNGAQVQRLSDHVELPQGVSLLVFSGLSSSIETQSLQAKGEGNFTILSVTKQNNFLLDKKKSEQKAALLAKSEDISDKIVVLNNEIAVYKAEEEMLMKNQTVMGPNVNYDLVKLKAALDFQKLRLNETKNKQASLQKEVAKLYEEINKINRQAAEIDGKPIGNSSDVVVKVSTKAATKGKFALTYLVKNASWYPTYDIRAKDVASPIQLVYKANVSQNSGEDWKNVKLILSSGNPSNNNEKPTLPTYQLGYLSAGYSFFNPVAATSNVVKGKVVSAADNLALPGTSVELKILLLLP from the coding sequence ATGGATAAAAAGATACTTTTCGCATTATTATTCTTTTTTAACGCGGCTGCTTTTGCACAAGAAAATCAAATAAACGTAAACTCTAAAATAAGCGATGTAACTGTTTTTATGAATGGTGCACAAGTGCAACGCTTATCAGACCATGTAGAACTGCCGCAAGGTGTTAGTTTATTGGTGTTCTCTGGGCTTTCTTCGAGCATAGAAACACAAAGTTTGCAAGCTAAAGGCGAAGGAAATTTTACTATTCTATCGGTTACCAAACAGAATAATTTCTTACTGGATAAGAAAAAGTCTGAACAGAAAGCTGCTTTATTAGCTAAATCTGAAGATATTTCGGATAAGATTGTGGTACTTAACAACGAGATTGCAGTTTACAAAGCAGAAGAAGAAATGCTGATGAAGAACCAAACGGTAATGGGACCAAACGTAAATTACGATTTGGTAAAATTAAAAGCCGCTCTAGATTTTCAGAAACTAAGGTTAAATGAGACAAAAAATAAACAAGCTAGCTTGCAAAAAGAAGTAGCTAAGCTGTATGAAGAAATTAACAAAATTAATAGACAGGCTGCCGAAATAGACGGAAAACCTATCGGGAACTCTAGCGATGTGGTGGTTAAAGTATCTACCAAAGCTGCAACTAAAGGAAAGTTTGCCTTAACGTATTTAGTGAAAAATGCCAGCTGGTATCCAACTTATGATATTAGAGCTAAAGATGTGGCTAGTCCAATTCAATTAGTTTACAAAGCCAATGTGAGCCAAAATTCTGGTGAAGACTGGAAAAATGTAAAGTTGATCTTGTCTTCTGGTAATCCATCTAATAATAATGAAAAACCAACTTTACCGACATATCAGTTAGGTTATTTAAGTGCTGGTTACTCTTTTTTTAATCCTGTGGCTGCTACATCAAACGTTGTTAAAGGTAAAGTAGTTAGTGCGGCCGATAATTTAGCCTTACCAGGCACCTCGGTAGAGTTAAAAATTCTTCTATTGCTACCGTGA